CGCTCCTTGACAACTTCCCATCGACCGTTACCGACTTCAAGAAGCTCAGGAAGGGCGTCATAAGGGCAAAGATGGAGCGCAGGGAGCTCTACAAGTGCTGCAAGTTCCTCAGAGACCAGCTGGGGTTCGAACACTTGTCCATGATCTCAGCGGTCGAGTACGACAACAGGTTCGAGATCGTCTACCACATATCCTGCTACGGTTCCTGCCTGCTCCTGGAACTCATCACGAGCACGCCCAAGGACGACCCGAGCGTCGACTCCGTCTCCTCCGTCTGGGGAGGGGCCAACTGGCAGGAGCGGGAGTCCTTCGACCTAATGGGCATCAAGTTCAACAACCACCCGAGGCTGGAGCGCATACTGCTCCCCAAGGACTACCTGTACCATCCGCTGAGGAAGGATTTCAAAGGGGGTGACTGAGTGGCCGAGATGTGGATCAACATGGGCCCCCAGCACCCGATGACGCACGGTCTCTGGAACCTCAGGATCAAGGTCGACGGGGAGACGATCACAGACGCAGAGCCGGAGGTCGGGTACCTGCACAGGGGGATAGAGAAGCTCTGCGAGGGCAAGACGTACACTCAGATCATACCTCTCGCCGACAGGCTCTGCTACGGGTCGTCCATGACCTGGAGCCACCTGTACTGCCTCACGGTCGAGGACCTGATGGGCGTCGAGGTGCCCGAGCGCGCGGAGTACATTCGCGTGGCAGCGATCGAGATGCAGAGGATAGCGTCTCACCTGATGTGGCTCGCGGCGTACGCTGTGGACCTCGGGGCTATGGTCGGATTCATCTACACTATGAGGGACAGGGAGGTCTTCATCGACCTTCTCCAGGCGCTGACCGGCTCGAGGCTCACCTACAACTATCCGAGGATAGGCGGGGTGGCGCACGACGTGCCTCCGGACTTCGAAAGGGATTCCTTGCGCGCGTGCGACTACATGGAAAAGAAGCTCGTGGAGTACGAGGACCTGTTCGACGGTTCGAAAATCTTCATGATGAGGAACGTCGGAGTCGGCAAACTGCGCAAGGAGGATGCCATGAACCTCGGGGTCACGGGCCCGCCGCTCAGAGCCTCCGGCGTGAATTACGACCTCAGGAAGGATATGTCATATTCGGTCTACCCTGAACTTGATTTCCAGGCATGCACCCTTCCGGACGGCGACTGCTATGCCAGATACCGAGTCAGGATGGATGAGATGTACGAGAGCTGCAAGATCGTCCGCCAGGCGATACAGAAGATGCCCAAGGGCAAGTGGAGGATTGTGGCTCCCAGGAACGCCCCATCGGGCACCGGCCTCGGAAGGGTCGAGGACCCGAGAGGCGAGGGGATGATGTACGTCGTAGGGGACGGGACTGACAAGCCCTACCGCCTCAAGATCAGGAGCCCGATCTTCGTGACCGTATCTGCAGCCAAGAAGATGCTCGTGGGATACAAAGTGGCCGATGTCGTGGCGATCATGGGCGGGCTCGACATGTGCATCGGGGAGGCTGATAGGTGATGCCAAGATGAACCTGTTCACTTTCAGCTACGGTATCATACATTGGCTCGTCGACCTCATCAACCATCTGTGGTACTGGCTTGGCGATGTCCTGCCCTGGCAGTTCGGGGACTTCTTCGACGCCGTCGGCGAATTCGCAGCGTCCGACGGGCATATCACGGTGATGGCCATCTTGGTGGAAGTTCTCATAATCGTCATCATCGCGCTCGTGAACGTTCTCAACTTCATCTGGATCGACCGGAAGTTCATGGGACGCATGTTCGATTTCTACGGCCCGTACTACGTCGGCTACAGGATCGGCGGCTGGCTCCAGAACCTTGCGGACGGGATCAAGCTGTTCGTGAAGGAGATAATAACGCCTGCTAAGGCCGACAAGCTGGGGTTCCTCCTAGGACCAATCATATTCGTCGGCTCGTCGTTCCTCGCCTTGTCCACGATACCTCTTGGCCGTGACTTCGGGATATCGACGAACGCCTCCGGGGCCGGCGTGCCCGGCAGCGCGCTTATCGCGTTCGCGTTCTTCGCCATCGCTCCGTTCTCGATACTCATCTGTGGCTGGTCCTCGAACAACAAGTATACGCTCATCGGCGGACTGAGGTCCGCTGCCCAGATGATGAGCTACGAGATACCCATGCTGCTCACGGTCGCGAGTGTCTTCCTGATGGCCGGGAGCTTCAACTTCATGGAGATCGTGGATGCGCAACACGATGTGTGGTTCGCGATACCACTCTTCCTCGGATTCGTCATATTCCTGATATGTCTCGTCGCTGAGGTCGAGATACAGCCGTTCGACCTTCCGGAGGCCGAGGCCGAGCTCGTGGAGGGCTGGACGACGGAGTACTGCGGCATGCGGTTCGGCTTGTTCATGATGACCTCCTACCTGAGGGGATACATAGGAGGCGCGCTCGCCACCGCCCTCTTCCTGGGCGGTTGGCACGGCCCTGCACTGATCCCGGACCCGATATGGTTCCTGATCAAGGCGTACATCGTCTTCGTCATAATCGAGTGGATGCGCTGGTCCGTCCCGAGGGTCAGGGTGGACCAGTTACTGAACATCGGCTGGAAGAGGCTAATGCCTCTGGCGATGCTCAACCTGCTCATAGCTGCGTCCCTTAAGACCTTGGGGTGGTTCTGATGCCGGCCAGGAAGAGACTGAACAGCTTCGGTTTCGTGTTCAGGCCGATGAAGCGGACCGGGAAGCAGGTCTGGGAATCTCTCATAGTCGGCAAGCCCAATACCGTTCTTTACCCGTACCACAAGCTCAATCTCCCGCCGACCTACCGCGGGAAGCACACGCTCGACTTCAAGAAATGCATCGGCTGCGCCAACTGCGTCCAGATATGCCCCAACGACTGCATGTGGATGGAGAAGATCGAGGATCCCGAGCTCGGAAAAATAGAGAGGCCCGGGATCGACATGGGAAGATGCCTGTTCTGCGGTCTGTGCGTGGAAGTCTGTCCCACTGTGGCGCTCCACGAGACGGTCGAGTTCGAGCTCGCGAGCAGTGACAGGGGCAAGATCAAGTTCAGCGCGAAGGAGCTCAGGGACGACTCCTATGCTGACAAGGTCGTCGAGGAGCGGCAGAAGCGAGCTGTTCCAGTGCTCGACCTGGGCAAGTGCACTGGATGCGAGAAGTGCGCCGGCGAGTGCCCCGAGATGTGCATCGCGATGATGCCCGTCGAGAGCGTGGGGAAGTTGAAGCCGGAGATCGCGCTGCCCAAGTGCACTGCGTGCGAGAAGTGCGTGGTCGCGTGCCCTGAGAAGGCCCTGACGATGAAGGACATGTACGAGTCCTACTTCGAGATGCCAGAACCGAAGTTCATACTCAAGAACTGCACTGGCTGCAACGCGTGCGCGAAGGCCTGTCCCGCGGATGCGATATACATGATGGAAATGCCGGGCACGGAGAGGATACTCAAGGACGGCAAGAAGAGCAAGCCGAAGAAGAGAGCCGTGTTCGTGCTGGAGAAGTGCGTCGGGTGCGGCAAGTGCTTCCGGGCGTGCAAGTTCCAGTCGATCGAGATGCCGGGGGTGAAGAAGTGACCTGGGAGCTGTTCATATTCCTGTTCATGGCTGCCTCGGCCCTGATTTCCGCCATGATGGTCATCGCGTCCAAGGAGATAGTCCATAGCGTGATCGCCCTGGCTACCAGCTTCATATCCATTGCCGTCCTGTTCGTCATGCTAAGCGCAGAGTTCGTCGCCATCGTGCAGATCCTGGTCTATGTTGGCGCGGTTGTCGTCGTCATCCTGTTCGGTATCATGCTCACAAGGCGCGAGATAATGGAGAGTGAGAAGCGATGAACACCGCAGTCCCGCGCGCATTGGCGGCCGCGGCCCTCGCGCTGCTGTTCATAGGCGCCATCCTGCAGGTCGACTGGCCCTCCGGCGAAATGGACCAGACCACTAGCCGGGAGGTCGGCCAGACTCTCTTCGGCTATTCGAACCTCTCGGGATACGGCCTCATCATGATGCTGATAGGTCTGTTGCTGCTCGTCGCCATGCTCGGCGGGGTGTTCCTCGCGAAGGAGGAGAAACCATGATCCCGATCGAATACTGGCTCGTGTTCAGCTCGCTCCTGTTCGCGATCGGAGCATACGGCGTGCTGTCCAGGAAGAACGCCATCGTCGTGCTAATGTCCATCGAGATCATGCTCAATGCCGCGAACATCAATCTGGTGGCATTCAGCTCATATCACACTGCGCTGCACGGAGTCCCGGACGCCTCGGGCCAGGTGTTCGCGCTGTTCTCAATCGCAGTCGCCGCTGCAGAGGTTGCAGTCGGCCTGGCCATCATCCTGTCGGTCTACAGGGGATATCAGACGATCGATGTTGACAAGATCAACATCCTGAGGTGGTAAGATGCTGGAGTACGCGTGGCTCATACCGGTCTTCCCCTTCGTTGCCTTCATCCTCATAGGTCTCCTACCAAGGCGCACGCTCGGCTGGGAGGACGGTGCGGGCTATGCGATTGTGGGCGCCGGGGGCGCGCTCATCATCTCCATGCTCATGATATGGGAGGTTATCAACGGTCGTACTCTGACGATCGATGCGCCCAGCACGGAATGGCTCGTCATCGGCGGCTTCTCTATCAGGTTCGGGATCTGGATAGACCAACTCACGGCGGTGATGCTTGTGGTCGTCTCCATCGTGGGCACTCTCGTCGTCATCTACTCGGGCGGGTACATGCACGAGGAGGCCGAGCGGAGGAGGCGGTACTACGCGGAGATCATGCTGTTCATATCTGTCATGTACGGCCTCGTGATTGCCAACAACTACCTCGAGATGTTCATCTTCTGGGAGCTCGTAGGTCTATGCTCCTACCTGCTCATAGGCTTCTGGTACGAGAAGCCCTCGGCTGCCAGTGCGGCCAAGAGGGCCTTCATTGTGACCCGCGTGGGCGACATCATGTTCATGGCGGGCATCATCATCCTGCTCAAGTATGTGGGGGCGCTCGACTTCGCCACACTATTCGCATCGGGAGGCGTGAGCGCAGTTCCCCAAGACATGCTGACGCTCTCCACCGCTCTCATCTTCGGCGGCGCGATAGGCAAGAGCGCGCAGTTCCCGCTGCATGAATGGCTGCCGGATGCGATGGAGGGCCCGACGACCGTGTCCGCCCTCATACACGCTGCGACCATGGTGAATGCCGGTGTGTACCTGACGGCTAGGACATATCCACTCCTTGTCCAGACTCCGGATAGCCTCCTGTTCGTCGCGGTCATAGGCGGAATAACGGCGCTGCTCGCCGCAACGGTCGCGCTCGTGGCTACGGACATCAAGAGGGTCCTCGCATACAGTACCGTGAGCCAGCTCGGGTACATGATCCTCGGACTGGGCGCGGGCGGCTGGCTGCTGATCAAGTCGGGCTCCACCGCTGGCTATTCCGCGGCCTTGTTCCACCTGATGAACCACGGTTTCTTCAAGGCGCTCCTGTTCCTTTGCGCTGGCAGCGTGATCCATTCTGTCGGCACCAACAATATGCGCGTCATGGGAGGTCTTCGTAAGAAGATGCCGATCACATCGATCACGATGCTCATCGGAGCACTGGCAATCGCCGGCATACCCCCGCTCTCGGGCTTTTGGAGCAAGGACGAAGTGCTCTCGTCGGTCTATCACGCTGGCCAATTCGACAGCGTGTTCCTGCTGCTCTGGTTCATGGGCGTAGCCACAGCTTTCCTGACAGCGTTCTACATGTTCAGGATGTGGTTCATGACCTTCTCCGGCGAGCCGAGGTCCGAGTACCACGCGCATGAGTCCCCCAGAATAATGACCGTGCCTCTGATGATCCTTGCCGGGCTTGCGGCAGTCTCTGGATTCGTCCTGTTCATGGGGGAGGGCTTCAAGCTCTTTCTCGAACGCTCTCTTGAGGGCCTCCCGATGCTCGTCCCCGAGCACGAGTCCTTCGCGGACATCGCTTCGAACGTGTTCACTGATGTGTTCACCTATCTTGTCCTCGGCCTAGTGGTCGCGGGCGTATTGATTGCCTACAGGATCTATCACATGCCAGGCTTCGACAGGTCAGTGTTCGCCAGGGGCTTTTCGGGCAGAATGCAGAAGGTCCTCGAAAACAGATGGTACATCAGCAAGTTCTACGACGATTTCGCGCTGACCGTCTGGTACGGATTCTCGCTCATAGCTGATAAGTTCGACAGGTATGTCATAGATGGCATCGTGAACGGCTTCGCCTACCTGGGAGCGAACTTGGGCGGAGTCATCAGAAAGGCCCAGTCAGGGAATGTCCAGAGGTACGCGAGCCTGATAGTCCTGGGTATCGTCCTGCTGCTGATCTTCGTGGTATACATCTTGCCTTGGGGAGGTCTGTGACATGTTCGAGGGCGTTCCGATAGTTTCGATCATAATCCTGATGCCTCTCATCGGCGCCGCGTGCACCTTCCTCCTCGGGAGGTACGAGAAGTATGCCAAATGGGTGGCGCTCTCGTTCTCATTGGTCGCGCTGGTACTGTCGGTCCTAGTGGCCCTGGTCTTCATGGTCGAGCCCGATTCGACGGCAACTGGATACCATGACGGGCGCGGGTTCTACAATTTCCAGTTCTACGAGTCGGCCACCTGGATCAAGTCGCTCGGGATAACGTACATCGTGGGCCTCGACGGCATCGGCCTCCCGATGTTCGTGCTAACCACGCTCCTAAGCACGCTCTCGATATTGTTCTCGTGGGACACCAAGCTCAGGCCGAAGGAGTACTTCGGGCTCATGCTCATACTCGAGGTCGGCGTCCTGGGCGTGTTCTCGTCTCTGGACTACTTCGTGTTCTATGTGTTCTGGGAGATCGTCCTGATACCGATGTACTTCATGATCGGTGTCTGGGGCGGGCCGAACAAGGACTATGCGGCGATCAAGTTCTTCATCTACACGCACATCGCGAGTCTAGCGCTCCTCATCGCCATAATGGCCATGTACTTCCAGGCGGGCGTGAACTCCTTCGGCATGGAGGACATATGGCGCGCGGGGCAGACGGAGTTCACAAAGGTGTTTCAGGTAGCTGCCTTCGGAGCAACATTCTTCGGGTTCGG
The Candidatus Thermoplasmatota archaeon genome window above contains:
- a CDS encoding NADH-quinone oxidoreductase subunit C; amino-acid sequence: MGERGKSILSEGLERAPSRIDEVPEERVIRALLDNFPSTVTDFKKLRKGVIRAKMERRELYKCCKFLRDQLGFEHLSMISAVEYDNRFEIVYHISCYGSCLLLELITSTPKDDPSVDSVSSVWGGANWQERESFDLMGIKFNNHPRLERILLPKDYLYHPLRKDFKGGD
- a CDS encoding NADH-quinone oxidoreductase subunit D; the protein is MAEMWINMGPQHPMTHGLWNLRIKVDGETITDAEPEVGYLHRGIEKLCEGKTYTQIIPLADRLCYGSSMTWSHLYCLTVEDLMGVEVPERAEYIRVAAIEMQRIASHLMWLAAYAVDLGAMVGFIYTMRDREVFIDLLQALTGSRLTYNYPRIGGVAHDVPPDFERDSLRACDYMEKKLVEYEDLFDGSKIFMMRNVGVGKLRKEDAMNLGVTGPPLRASGVNYDLRKDMSYSVYPELDFQACTLPDGDCYARYRVRMDEMYESCKIVRQAIQKMPKGKWRIVAPRNAPSGTGLGRVEDPRGEGMMYVVGDGTDKPYRLKIRSPIFVTVSAAKKMLVGYKVADVVAIMGGLDMCIGEADR
- the nuoH gene encoding NADH-quinone oxidoreductase subunit NuoH, producing the protein MNLFTFSYGIIHWLVDLINHLWYWLGDVLPWQFGDFFDAVGEFAASDGHITVMAILVEVLIIVIIALVNVLNFIWIDRKFMGRMFDFYGPYYVGYRIGGWLQNLADGIKLFVKEIITPAKADKLGFLLGPIIFVGSSFLALSTIPLGRDFGISTNASGAGVPGSALIAFAFFAIAPFSILICGWSSNNKYTLIGGLRSAAQMMSYEIPMLLTVASVFLMAGSFNFMEIVDAQHDVWFAIPLFLGFVIFLICLVAEVEIQPFDLPEAEAELVEGWTTEYCGMRFGLFMMTSYLRGYIGGALATALFLGGWHGPALIPDPIWFLIKAYIVFVIIEWMRWSVPRVRVDQLLNIGWKRLMPLAMLNLLIAASLKTLGWF
- a CDS encoding 4Fe-4S binding protein; the encoded protein is MPARKRLNSFGFVFRPMKRTGKQVWESLIVGKPNTVLYPYHKLNLPPTYRGKHTLDFKKCIGCANCVQICPNDCMWMEKIEDPELGKIERPGIDMGRCLFCGLCVEVCPTVALHETVEFELASSDRGKIKFSAKELRDDSYADKVVEERQKRAVPVLDLGKCTGCEKCAGECPEMCIAMMPVESVGKLKPEIALPKCTACEKCVVACPEKALTMKDMYESYFEMPEPKFILKNCTGCNACAKACPADAIYMMEMPGTERILKDGKKSKPKKRAVFVLEKCVGCGKCFRACKFQSIEMPGVKK
- a CDS encoding NADH-quinone oxidoreductase subunit J, yielding MTWELFIFLFMAASALISAMMVIASKEIVHSVIALATSFISIAVLFVMLSAEFVAIVQILVYVGAVVVVILFGIMLTRREIMESEKR
- the nuoK gene encoding NADH-quinone oxidoreductase subunit NuoK — its product is MPIEYWLVFSSLLFAIGAYGVLSRKNAIVVLMSIEIMLNAANINLVAFSSYHTALHGVPDASGQVFALFSIAVAAAEVAVGLAIILSVYRGYQTIDVDKINILRW
- the nuoL gene encoding NADH-quinone oxidoreductase subunit L; translation: MLEYAWLIPVFPFVAFILIGLLPRRTLGWEDGAGYAIVGAGGALIISMLMIWEVINGRTLTIDAPSTEWLVIGGFSIRFGIWIDQLTAVMLVVVSIVGTLVVIYSGGYMHEEAERRRRYYAEIMLFISVMYGLVIANNYLEMFIFWELVGLCSYLLIGFWYEKPSAASAAKRAFIVTRVGDIMFMAGIIILLKYVGALDFATLFASGGVSAVPQDMLTLSTALIFGGAIGKSAQFPLHEWLPDAMEGPTTVSALIHAATMVNAGVYLTARTYPLLVQTPDSLLFVAVIGGITALLAATVALVATDIKRVLAYSTVSQLGYMILGLGAGGWLLIKSGSTAGYSAALFHLMNHGFFKALLFLCAGSVIHSVGTNNMRVMGGLRKKMPITSITMLIGALAIAGIPPLSGFWSKDEVLSSVYHAGQFDSVFLLLWFMGVATAFLTAFYMFRMWFMTFSGEPRSEYHAHESPRIMTVPLMILAGLAAVSGFVLFMGEGFKLFLERSLEGLPMLVPEHESFADIASNVFTDVFTYLVLGLVVAGVLIAYRIYHMPGFDRSVFARGFSGRMQKVLENRWYISKFYDDFALTVWYGFSLIADKFDRYVIDGIVNGFAYLGANLGGVIRKAQSGNVQRYASLIVLGIVLLLIFVVYILPWGGL